The following proteins are encoded in a genomic region of Fervidobacterium pennivorans DSM 9078:
- the rgy gene encoding reverse gyrase, with product MEVVAQQASALEAVFKQLCPNCGGDISSIRLVKGLPCENCLKEDIEGKEALCRLSNLKGLKGFCKLNEEYEEWERTFRKYVGFEPWELQKFWARKLLLKRSFALLAPTGIGKTSWGFASAIYFAKHNKKSYIILPTRLLVLQSYEKLKDKVPAEDLLVIGMEESKKEKDKNKERLANGQFKILVTTSMFLYKNVDLIPRDFSFIFVDDVDSFLKTAKNIDKALYLLGFEPRDIELTMKYIRMRRNVTEENVEEINSLREQVKRISKKAKGVMVVSSATSNPKSERIRLFKELLSFDVGRPVFYLRNVEDVYEVVGANQTILDNMLVEKIKQFGDGGLVFVSSDYGKEKVDELKELLSKHGITSESYENFSEEVLEKYKNREIQVLIGISSYRNPLARGLDIPEVIRYAVFYGVPKIVVSLDLEGNVKHILLAISTLRPLIARDKELEKWTMTIDKWMKELKKLGNIPNPPKDRVEQLREEIKKFILSEEITKKIKSADDITLRQEGGKWYLVVADVTGYLQASGRTSRLFVGGITKGLSYVLVDDKKVFNNLIRKLRWWFSSDVVFKEAQSIDFGMLIKEIDNDRERVRKKEGRRDDFLKPVLVIVESPHKARTIANFFGKPISRSLEGHELYEVITEDKYVVITASFGHVFDLNKEEGYFGVLESSNDGSRKYVPVYETIEGKESIVNAIREASKEFEQILIATDPDTEGEKISWDLKNLCSVYAKNIKRMEFHEVTKRAILNALREYREVDENLVKAQVVRRISDRWVGFELSQLIQRLFGRSNLSAGRVQTPVLGWVIERAKESKQKKYVVTISKDGVDLRFEFEEKHEAEKFFNEIKVVKVTKGEEKRIEKSPLPPYTTDVILKDASEKYKLSVSRTMEVLQDLFERGFITYHRTDSTRVSDFGMNVAKEYISETFGEGFFKPRTWGEGGAHECIRPTRALDIEDIKAMIYSGELEGFTKDHIAIYDLIFKRFIASQMKNIVLKGYDVKFEVVDKVQEMEVYEEIIEEGFNKVFPVKLARIPEGTIEVSANKFIRAIPKVYPFTQGSLVEEMKKRGLGRPSTYATIVSRLLERGYVIERNGYLLPTALGEKVYNFFNSDREKFKFVSEDFTRELEVLMDKVESGEEDYQQILRSLKAELEKI from the coding sequence ATGGAGGTAGTGGCACAGCAAGCATCCGCACTAGAGGCAGTATTTAAGCAATTGTGTCCTAATTGTGGTGGAGATATATCTTCAATAAGGTTGGTTAAGGGGCTTCCTTGTGAAAATTGTTTGAAAGAAGACATCGAGGGCAAGGAAGCCCTTTGTCGTCTTAGTAATTTAAAAGGGCTTAAGGGATTTTGCAAATTGAACGAAGAGTATGAAGAGTGGGAAAGAACATTTAGAAAATACGTGGGGTTTGAACCTTGGGAATTGCAAAAGTTCTGGGCAAGAAAGCTGCTTTTGAAACGCTCATTTGCGCTTTTGGCACCAACAGGAATTGGAAAGACTTCATGGGGATTCGCTTCGGCGATATACTTTGCAAAGCACAACAAAAAGTCTTATATTATTCTTCCAACCAGGCTTCTGGTCCTCCAAAGCTATGAAAAGCTAAAAGATAAAGTCCCAGCTGAAGATTTGTTGGTAATAGGAATGGAGGAATCGAAAAAGGAAAAGGACAAAAACAAAGAAAGACTTGCGAATGGTCAGTTCAAAATACTTGTGACTACTTCTATGTTCCTTTACAAAAATGTCGACCTAATTCCTCGTGATTTTAGTTTTATTTTTGTTGACGATGTTGATTCGTTCTTGAAAACAGCGAAGAATATAGACAAGGCATTGTATTTGTTGGGATTTGAGCCAAGGGATATTGAGTTGACGATGAAGTATATAAGGATGAGGAGAAATGTGACAGAAGAGAATGTAGAGGAAATTAACTCATTACGTGAGCAAGTTAAAAGAATTTCGAAAAAAGCAAAAGGTGTGATGGTTGTTTCATCTGCCACGAGCAATCCAAAGTCTGAAAGAATAAGACTCTTCAAGGAACTTCTTTCGTTCGATGTTGGTCGTCCTGTTTTCTATCTGAGGAATGTTGAGGATGTGTACGAAGTCGTTGGGGCCAATCAAACGATTTTGGATAACATGCTTGTGGAGAAGATAAAACAATTCGGTGACGGTGGGCTTGTATTTGTGTCTTCCGATTATGGAAAAGAAAAGGTTGACGAATTAAAAGAACTTCTGAGTAAACACGGAATTACAAGCGAAAGTTATGAGAATTTTTCAGAAGAAGTTTTAGAAAAGTACAAAAATAGAGAAATCCAAGTTCTTATAGGTATTTCCTCATATAGAAACCCGCTGGCACGTGGGTTGGACATACCTGAGGTAATTCGCTACGCCGTATTTTACGGCGTTCCCAAGATTGTTGTGAGTTTGGATTTAGAAGGGAATGTCAAACACATTCTCCTGGCTATTTCGACGTTGAGACCTCTGATAGCAAGGGACAAAGAGTTAGAAAAATGGACCATGACGATAGATAAATGGATGAAGGAATTAAAAAAACTCGGAAATATTCCAAATCCTCCAAAAGACCGTGTGGAGCAGTTGAGAGAGGAAATAAAAAAGTTTATTCTGTCTGAAGAGATTACCAAGAAAATAAAGTCTGCGGATGATATTACACTGAGGCAAGAAGGTGGAAAGTGGTATCTAGTTGTTGCTGATGTGACAGGTTATCTCCAAGCTTCTGGACGTACCTCGAGGCTCTTTGTTGGTGGTATTACAAAGGGACTGAGCTATGTACTTGTGGATGATAAAAAGGTTTTCAACAATTTGATTAGAAAGCTTCGCTGGTGGTTCAGCTCAGATGTGGTATTTAAAGAAGCGCAGAGTATAGATTTCGGAATGTTGATAAAAGAGATAGATAACGACAGAGAGCGTGTGCGTAAGAAAGAAGGTAGAAGAGACGATTTCTTGAAACCTGTACTTGTAATCGTTGAATCTCCTCACAAGGCAAGAACAATTGCAAACTTCTTTGGAAAGCCAATCTCCCGCAGTCTTGAAGGTCACGAGTTGTATGAGGTTATTACAGAAGACAAATACGTGGTCATCACTGCGTCTTTTGGTCATGTGTTTGATTTAAATAAAGAGGAAGGTTATTTTGGCGTTTTGGAAAGTTCTAACGATGGTAGTAGAAAGTATGTTCCTGTGTATGAGACTATCGAGGGAAAAGAAAGCATAGTGAACGCTATCAGAGAAGCGAGCAAAGAATTTGAACAGATACTTATTGCAACTGACCCTGATACAGAAGGTGAAAAGATTTCTTGGGATTTGAAGAACTTGTGCAGTGTATATGCGAAAAATATCAAGCGAATGGAATTTCACGAGGTCACAAAGCGAGCGATTTTAAACGCGTTACGTGAGTACAGAGAAGTAGATGAAAATCTTGTCAAAGCGCAAGTTGTGAGAAGAATTTCGGATAGATGGGTAGGATTTGAACTTTCACAGCTCATCCAAAGACTTTTCGGACGGAGTAACCTGTCCGCTGGAAGGGTTCAGACACCTGTTCTTGGATGGGTAATAGAACGCGCAAAGGAAAGCAAGCAAAAGAAATATGTTGTGACTATCTCTAAAGATGGGGTGGATTTAAGGTTTGAATTTGAAGAAAAACACGAAGCAGAAAAGTTTTTCAATGAGATAAAGGTGGTCAAGGTAACAAAAGGCGAGGAAAAAAGAATAGAGAAATCACCTTTACCACCTTACACGACGGATGTGATATTGAAGGATGCATCTGAGAAATACAAGCTCTCGGTTTCCAGAACAATGGAAGTGCTCCAAGATTTGTTCGAGCGAGGATTTATTACATACCACAGAACGGATTCAACAAGGGTTTCTGATTTTGGAATGAACGTGGCAAAGGAATACATTTCCGAAACGTTTGGCGAAGGGTTCTTCAAACCGCGAACGTGGGGTGAAGGCGGAGCACACGAATGTATTCGACCAACCAGGGCTTTGGATATAGAGGATATCAAAGCGATGATTTACTCGGGTGAGCTTGAGGGATTTACGAAAGACCATATTGCGATATATGATTTGATATTCAAACGCTTCATAGCTTCTCAGATGAAAAATATTGTGCTCAAAGGATACGATGTGAAATTTGAAGTTGTTGATAAAGTCCAGGAAATGGAAGTGTACGAAGAGATAATTGAAGAAGGCTTTAACAAAGTCTTTCCAGTTAAGCTCGCAAGAATTCCAGAAGGGACAATAGAAGTATCAGCTAACAAATTCATACGTGCTATTCCGAAGGTCTATCCGTTCACGCAAGGCTCACTTGTTGAAGAAATGAAGAAGCGCGGACTTGGGAGACCATCTACGTATGCGACAATAGTGAGTAGATTGCTTGAAAGGGGGTATGTGATAGAGAGAAACGGATACTTACTACCCACAGCTCTTGGTGAGAAGGTATACAACTTCTTCAATTCTGATAGAGAGAAATTTAAATTTGTCAGCGAAGATTTCACGCGCGAATTGGAAGTGCTAATGGACAAAGTTGAAAGTGGTGAAGAAGATTACCAGCAAATTTTGAGAAGTTTAAAAGCAGAGCTGGAGAAAATATAG
- a CDS encoding S9 family peptidase, with product MGKIMLEDLLKFKFLSSLVVSPNGGKLAFVVHEMNKDDNSYNSNIWLYDTTTGSLSQLTSSNRDSSPIWLDDSRLLFVSWRDEKDRKRKEDGEPLTPFYEIDTSGGEAKRVFELPFFVERIKKIADSVFLFTAVYDHKLGEFWKLSAEEKEKVLKALKDEKDYEVLDEIPFWANGAGFTNKKRVRLFRYNVQTQDIIPITDEFSNVEYISDSPDGKTVLYIANFFKDVMKMPNDLFLYDVEKNETVKLTHHDHFMYMLAEFIDGKVIFAGSDMKRYGINENPKFYVLDISTQRVELITPDFDLDIDNSVNSDCRYGGNRIVKVDGKYLYFVSTQWHDAQLFRLDISGNVEQLTFETGSVDGFDVSNGKIFFVGLRNMKLQELYELIERQEKQLSQFNEWVQKERYISRPERFTFNTKDGTTLEGWVMKPFNFEPGKKFPAILEIHGGPKTAYGEVFVHEMQLLASEGYVVIYCNPRGSDGRGNEFADIRGKYGTIDYEDIMQFVDEAVKRYEFIDENKIGVTGGSYGGFMTNWIIGHTDRFKAAVSQRSIANWISKFGTTDIGYFFVEDQHFATPWSNYEKLWWHSPMKYADKVKTPTLFIHSDEDYRCWLVEAIQMFTSLKYHGVESKLVIFKGENHDLSRTGKPLHRLRRLKEIIEWFDKYLKANE from the coding sequence GTGGGAAAAATTATGCTGGAAGATTTGCTCAAATTTAAATTTCTCTCAAGCTTGGTGGTTTCTCCAAACGGTGGAAAACTGGCTTTCGTTGTCCATGAAATGAACAAAGACGACAATAGTTACAATTCTAACATTTGGCTCTATGACACCACCACAGGGTCTTTATCACAACTTACTTCATCAAATCGGGACAGCTCTCCAATCTGGTTGGATGATTCAAGGTTGCTCTTTGTTTCATGGAGAGATGAAAAGGATAGAAAGCGAAAGGAAGATGGCGAACCACTGACTCCGTTTTATGAAATAGACACCTCAGGTGGGGAAGCAAAACGGGTTTTTGAGCTGCCTTTTTTTGTTGAACGGATTAAGAAGATAGCCGATAGTGTGTTTTTATTCACTGCTGTATATGACCACAAATTGGGAGAGTTTTGGAAGCTGAGTGCTGAAGAAAAAGAGAAAGTGCTCAAAGCATTGAAAGATGAAAAAGACTATGAAGTTCTTGATGAAATCCCGTTCTGGGCAAACGGGGCAGGATTTACTAACAAAAAGAGGGTAAGGCTTTTCAGATACAATGTTCAAACTCAAGACATCATACCTATCACAGATGAATTTTCCAACGTTGAATATATTTCCGACAGTCCAGATGGAAAAACAGTCCTATACATTGCAAATTTCTTCAAAGACGTTATGAAAATGCCAAATGATTTATTTCTCTACGATGTAGAAAAGAACGAAACAGTTAAACTTACTCACCACGACCACTTCATGTATATGCTTGCTGAGTTTATCGATGGAAAAGTGATATTCGCCGGGAGCGATATGAAAAGATATGGTATAAACGAAAATCCGAAGTTTTATGTTCTCGATATTTCCACCCAACGTGTGGAATTGATAACCCCAGATTTTGACTTAGATATAGACAACAGTGTTAATAGCGACTGCAGATATGGCGGAAACAGGATTGTTAAGGTGGATGGAAAATACTTGTATTTTGTGAGCACCCAATGGCATGATGCTCAGTTGTTTAGGCTTGACATTTCCGGGAACGTCGAACAACTCACATTTGAAACAGGTTCGGTTGATGGGTTTGACGTGTCTAATGGAAAGATATTCTTTGTTGGGTTAAGGAACATGAAACTCCAAGAACTTTACGAACTTATTGAAAGGCAAGAAAAGCAACTCAGTCAATTCAACGAATGGGTACAAAAAGAAAGGTATATCTCGCGACCAGAACGCTTCACATTCAACACGAAGGATGGCACAACACTTGAGGGCTGGGTTATGAAACCTTTCAACTTCGAACCAGGCAAGAAATTCCCCGCGATTTTGGAAATCCACGGTGGACCGAAGACAGCTTACGGGGAGGTTTTTGTTCACGAAATGCAACTATTGGCAAGTGAAGGATATGTGGTCATTTACTGTAACCCACGGGGTAGTGATGGAAGAGGAAATGAGTTTGCTGATATACGTGGCAAATATGGAACGATTGACTATGAGGATATAATGCAATTTGTAGATGAGGCTGTTAAAAGATATGAATTCATAGACGAAAACAAAATAGGTGTTACAGGCGGTTCGTATGGAGGTTTCATGACCAACTGGATAATTGGACACACAGATAGATTCAAAGCGGCAGTATCGCAAAGGAGTATTGCGAATTGGATAAGCAAGTTTGGAACAACAGATATTGGGTATTTCTTTGTCGAAGACCAGCATTTTGCAACTCCATGGAGTAACTACGAAAAACTCTGGTGGCATTCACCGATGAAATATGCAGACAAAGTGAAAACACCTACACTTTTTATTCATTCAGATGAAGACTACAGATGCTGGCTTGTAGAGGCTATCCAAATGTTCACATCGCTGAAATACCACGGGGTAGAGTCAAAGTTGGTGATATTCAAAGGTGAGAACCACGATTTAAGCAGAACAGGAAAACCACTGCACAGATTAAGAAGACTCAAAGAAATCATTGAGTGGTTTGATAAATACCTTAAAGCCAATGAATAA
- a CDS encoding helix-turn-helix domain-containing protein → MLGVTQAMVSKLESGDANISVKKLAEIAAKLGGSLYVTLNLIPQQNDNFE, encoded by the coding sequence ATGTTAGGAGTAACACAGGCAATGGTATCTAAACTTGAATCAGGTGATGCTAATATTTCAGTCAAGAAGCTTGCAGAGATTGCAGCAAAACTTGGCGGTAGTTTGTATGTTACGCTGAACTTAATTCCACAGCAGAATGATAACTTTGAATGA
- a CDS encoding ATP-binding protein — MRIEELYVLNPWWRDPKSIYTDRYIVAFQHSVFKHYPEKLFSSIQKDKPGIYTIRGPRQIGKTTFLKMYIRNLLESGVKPTNLIFLTCDGIKDRFEFSEILTIYLQTYGSKSNQLNYILIDEVTVIKDWQLTIKYLADLGMFDRSVVILTGSSAYDLKHSSEKLPGRKGQGKDLAYMPITFNEYLKNLGISVERLSLADILTLTENEINKLRLEYGFIKEHFLRYLSTGGFPRVIAEFLEKGTVQESINIYKDFVLGDAEKYIGSRTKVLEILRKLPEIVGQRFSWNSLVDIFSGSIGSVDTIQKYMEYLAYSFITFNVFFIDPSMKCIKPKKQKKVYPIDKIIADVITELSGKMIDLPQLIELMVLRHILKDEDVSSGLNLYEGPYFWYSERGNEIDFVCERNGKLIPIEVKYQKNIRKSDYLGMKKGFGKGIIVTQETSFKDEGIVGIPTWLFLGLVG, encoded by the coding sequence ATGAGGATTGAAGAACTATATGTCTTGAATCCGTGGTGGAGAGATCCTAAATCAATCTATACAGATAGGTATATCGTGGCTTTTCAACACAGTGTTTTCAAGCACTACCCTGAAAAACTTTTCTCAAGCATTCAAAAGGATAAACCTGGAATTTACACAATTCGTGGACCGAGACAAATAGGAAAGACAACATTTTTGAAGATGTATATTAGGAATCTTTTGGAAAGTGGTGTAAAACCCACAAATTTAATTTTTTTGACCTGTGATGGGATAAAAGACCGATTTGAATTCAGCGAGATACTTACAATCTATCTTCAGACGTATGGTTCAAAGTCGAATCAGCTGAATTACATACTTATAGATGAAGTTACCGTTATAAAAGACTGGCAACTAACGATTAAATATCTGGCTGATTTGGGGATGTTTGATAGAAGTGTAGTAATTCTTACAGGTTCGTCCGCTTACGACCTTAAGCATTCGAGTGAGAAACTGCCAGGCAGAAAGGGGCAAGGGAAGGATCTTGCTTACATGCCAATAACATTCAACGAGTATTTAAAAAACCTAGGCATAAGTGTTGAAAGACTTTCTTTGGCAGATATCCTTACATTAACTGAAAATGAAATCAACAAACTTAGATTGGAATACGGGTTTATCAAGGAACATTTCCTCAGATACCTCAGCACAGGCGGATTTCCGAGGGTTATAGCTGAGTTTTTGGAAAAAGGAACTGTGCAAGAAAGCATAAATATTTACAAAGATTTTGTGCTTGGTGATGCTGAAAAGTACATAGGTTCAAGAACAAAGGTGCTGGAAATTCTGAGGAAACTCCCAGAGATAGTTGGTCAAAGGTTTTCGTGGAATTCTCTTGTTGATATTTTCTCAGGCAGTATTGGAAGTGTAGATACAATACAAAAGTACATGGAATACCTTGCATATAGCTTTATAACATTCAACGTCTTTTTCATAGACCCATCGATGAAGTGTATAAAACCGAAGAAGCAAAAGAAGGTTTATCCAATCGATAAAATTATTGCCGATGTCATTACTGAACTTAGTGGAAAAATGATAGACCTACCGCAACTTATTGAGCTTATGGTTTTGCGGCATATTCTAAAAGATGAGGACGTTTCATCAGGCTTGAATCTTTACGAAGGACCTTACTTCTGGTATTCTGAAAGGGGAAATGAAATTGACTTCGTTTGCGAACGTAATGGAAAGCTGATACCGATAGAAGTCAAATACCAGAAAAACATCAGAAAATCAGATTATCTAGGAATGAAGAAAGGCTTTGGTAAAGGTATTATTGTTACACAAGAAACGTCATTCAAAGATGAAGGAATTGTCGGGA
- a CDS encoding M15 family metallopeptidase, translating into MRVPNGVLKIVFVVILFFFLLLPVSLESYRWEIRLEIGLSNLNYQFRRYVEKFVMECSKEGISVWIYNTYRSRAVQNALYAQGREPLEVVNLLRQKAKLEPIDERKNRYVVTKLRVSAHNYGLAADFVPVVDGKPQWYNDELWLRCGYIALNLGMEWGGMWKGLVDKPHIQMKNWRKVATFNHLERLIIE; encoded by the coding sequence ATGAGAGTACCAAACGGAGTCTTAAAGATTGTTTTTGTCGTTATCCTTTTCTTTTTTCTTCTGTTGCCAGTATCATTGGAGTCATATCGATGGGAAATAAGGTTGGAAATAGGATTAAGCAATTTGAATTACCAGTTCAGAAGGTATGTTGAGAAGTTTGTAATGGAATGTTCAAAAGAAGGCATCAGTGTTTGGATTTACAATACTTACAGGTCAAGAGCAGTTCAAAATGCTTTGTATGCCCAAGGTCGTGAGCCGTTGGAAGTTGTGAATTTGCTAAGGCAAAAAGCAAAGCTTGAGCCTATCGATGAGAGAAAGAATAGATACGTGGTTACCAAACTGAGAGTGTCGGCACATAACTATGGCCTTGCGGCAGATTTTGTGCCTGTTGTTGATGGTAAACCTCAGTGGTATAACGATGAACTTTGGCTAAGGTGTGGATATATTGCGCTCAATCTGGGTATGGAATGGGGTGGAATGTGGAAAGGACTTGTAGACAAACCACATATTCAGATGAAAAACTGGAGAAAAGTAGCAACATTTAATCATTTAGAGAGATTGATAATTGAGTAA
- the recF gene encoding DNA replication/repair protein RecF (All proteins in this family for which functions are known are DNA-binding proteins that assist the filamentation of RecA onto DNA for the initiation of recombination or recombinational repair.) — MEKKRMVIKELTVKNFRNFSEHTVQFSDGINVIYGPNGSGKTSILEAVAYLSNPRSFRGARDYQVLKVGEKHFEIKGRIVSGEEKHTIEIVYVQDDDKKEKVAYLDGSKVKRFRDIQEIFIAIPFSFRDYSMVDGGPAQRREFFDEIFSLLDLDYYETLRAYEKLLDERNEYLKQEPELIDREYLIETAKDLQIMADKIVEKREHMINELSKYLDKTFKIEYKSDFKGKNFLDYVDQDIAEKVTTVGPHSQDDYLLYYKDLLARHYASEGQKRLLYLSIVLAFKKLIEETKHYEPVFLFDEPFNVLDTHLLERFISNLSGQVIIASITPLLGAHNIGLTIEE, encoded by the coding sequence ATGGAAAAGAAGAGGATGGTTATCAAGGAACTGACTGTGAAAAACTTCAGGAACTTTTCGGAGCACACAGTCCAGTTTAGTGATGGTATAAACGTTATCTATGGTCCGAACGGATCTGGTAAAACATCTATTCTGGAAGCCGTTGCGTATTTGTCAAACCCCCGTTCTTTCAGAGGCGCAAGAGATTATCAAGTATTGAAAGTTGGAGAAAAGCATTTTGAAATTAAGGGTAGGATAGTAAGTGGTGAAGAGAAACACACGATAGAAATAGTGTATGTACAAGATGACGACAAGAAAGAAAAGGTAGCGTATCTTGATGGTTCGAAGGTCAAGAGGTTTAGAGACATTCAGGAGATATTTATTGCTATACCTTTCAGTTTTAGGGATTACTCCATGGTTGATGGTGGACCAGCTCAAAGAAGAGAGTTTTTTGATGAAATATTCTCACTGCTTGACCTAGATTATTATGAAACTTTGCGTGCATATGAAAAATTGTTAGATGAAAGGAACGAATATCTTAAGCAAGAACCAGAATTAATAGATAGGGAATACTTGATAGAAACAGCGAAAGATTTGCAGATAATGGCGGATAAGATTGTGGAAAAAAGAGAGCATATGATTAATGAGCTTTCAAAGTATCTGGACAAAACGTTTAAGATAGAGTACAAAAGTGATTTCAAAGGAAAGAATTTCTTGGATTACGTTGACCAAGATATTGCTGAAAAGGTAACAACAGTAGGTCCACATTCGCAAGATGACTATTTGCTTTACTACAAAGACCTTCTTGCTAGGCATTATGCTTCAGAAGGTCAAAAACGTTTGTTGTATCTGTCAATAGTGCTTGCGTTTAAGAAGCTCATAGAGGAGACGAAACACTACGAACCGGTATTCTTGTTTGATGAACCATTCAACGTGCTTGATACTCATCTTCTTGAAAGGTTCATATCCAACCTTTCTGGTCAGGTGATTATCGCTTCAATTACACCGCTTCTTGGTGCACACAACATAGGGCTAACGATTGAGGAGTGA